In the Enterobacter cloacae subsp. cloacae ATCC 13047 genome, ATCGCCACTGTGACCCCGGCACACCGGTTCCCGCCGAGCTGTACAGCGCGGTGGCGGAAGTGCTGGCCTGGGTTTATGGCCTTAAGCGCTGGCGTAAGGGCTATGGCTTACGTCCGCTGACACCTAAAGATCTTCCCGTTCCGGCGGGGATGGATTTTGCACAAGAGAGTAGAGAGTGATGGCCAATATCGCCACCAAATTACGATTACCCAACATGAAGGAAACCCAGTGGCAGGTGCTGGCCGGGCCGGTACTGATCATGACCATCCTCGCGATGATGATCCTGCCGCTGCCGACCTTTGTGCTGGATCTGCTGTTTACCTTCAACATCGTGCTGTCGATCATGATCCTGCTGGTCGCCATGTTTACCCAGAACACGCTGGAGTTCTCGGCGTTCCCGACGGTGCTGCTGTTCTCCACCCTGCTGCGTCTGGCGCTTAACGTCGCCTCAACGCGCGTGATCCTGATGAACGGCCATACCGGTTCGGAAGCCGCGGGGCAGGTGGTGGAGGCCTTCGGTCACTTCCTGGTGGGCGGTAATTTCGCCATTGGTATCATCGTGTTCATCATTCTGATCATTATTAACTTTATGGTGATCACCAAGGGTGCCGGACGTATTGCAGAAGTGGGCGCGCGCTTTTCACTCGACGGGATGCCGGGTAAGCAGATGGCGATTGACGCCGATCTCAATGCCGGACTGATCGGCGAAGAAGAGGCAAAACGCCGCCGTAAAGAGGTGACGCAGGAGGCCGACTTCTACGGTTCAATGGACGGTGCGAGTAAGTTTGTGCGTGGCGATGCCATCGCCGGGCTGCTGATTATGGCGATCAACATTATCGGTGGCCTGGTGATCGGCGTGATGCAGCACGACATGTCCGTGGGCGTAGCCGGTGAGACCTATACCCTGCTGACCATCGGTGATGGTCTGGTGGCGCAGATCCCGGGTCTGGTGATCTCTACCGCAGCTGGCGTGGTGGTGACCCGCGTTGCCAACGACCAGGATGTGGGCGAGCAGATGGTGGGCCAGCTGTTTACCTCTCCGCGCGTAATTGTGCTGGCGGCGGGCGTGATTGGTCTGCTGGGCCTGATCCCCGGCATGCCTAACTTCGTCTTCCTGCTGTTTACCGCCACGCTGCTGGGTGTCGCCTGGTGGCTGCGAGGCCGCGAAGGTGAAGCGAAAAAAACCGGCGGCGTACAGGCGGATGCCGATGCGGCAGATGCGGAGGTGGCGCAGGTGAACGAGGCCTCCTGGTCTGATGTTCAGATGGAAGATACTCTGGGTCTGGAAGTGGGCTATCGCCTGATCCCGATGGTGGATCACGAACAGCAGGGTCAGTTGCTGACCCGCGTGCGCGGCATTCGCAAGAAATTTGCCCAGCAGATGGGCTTCCTGCCGCCTGCCGTGCATATCCGTGACAACCTGGATCTGGCGCCAACGCACTATCGCATCCTGCTTAAAGGGGTCACCATTGGTTCCGGGGAAGTGCAGCCGGATCGCTGGATGGCGATCAACCCCGGCTGCGCCGAGGGGGAAGTCCCCGGCACGCCGTGTACCGAGCCCACCTTTGGTCTGCCTGCGCTGTGGATTGACGAAGTCCACCGCGAACTGGCGCAGACGCTGGGCTACACGGTGGTGGATCCGAGTTCAGTGGTGGCAACGCACCTTAACCATCTGATCACCACCCATACCGAGGAACTGTTTGGTCGTCAGGAGGCGCAGCAGCTGCTCGATCAGATCACCAAACATTCACCGAAACTGGTGGAAGATTTGATCCCGGCGGTCATCAGCCTGACCACGCTGCACAAGGTGCTGCAGAATCTGCTGGCCGAGCGTGTGCCGATCCGTGATATGCGCACCATCATCGATACGCTGGCGGAGTTTGCCACCGCCCAGAGCGATGCTGATGAGCTGACCACCCGCGTGCGGGCGCGCCTTTCCCGGGCGATAACCCAGCAGTGGTTCCCGGGCGAGGAGGACATTCAGCTGATTGGGCTGGATCTCTCCCTGGAGCAGTTGTTGATCCAGGCGACCCAGAGCGGCAGCGCAATTGAGCCGGGCATAGCTGAAAACCTGATGAAGCAGACCGAAAAGGCACTGCAGCATCAGGAAGGTTTAGGCGCACCGCCGGTGCTGCTGGTTAACCCGGCTCTGCGTCTGATGCTGTCGCGCTACCTGCGCCGCATCTTCCCGCAGCTGGCGGTGCTCTCCAGCCAGGAGATCAATACCCAGCGCAACGTGCGGATGACGTATCTGATTGGGGGGAAAGGATGATGAGAGCAGTGCTTGCGCTGCTTCTGGTGTCGCCGCTGGCTGTCGCGGCGGACGGTTCCTGGAGCGGAGAGAGCTTTGGCGGCACGCTGACCCGGGGGCAAATGGTACTGAAAAGCAAACCGGTGCAAAGCCCCTCACCCCTGCCCGCTGGCGCAGTGGCCTCGCGCGTGTACTGGAAGATTCAGACAGACGGCCTGACCCCCGCCGGGTTTCGCATTCGCCTGTGCAGCACCACCCGCTGCCTGAGGCTGCCCGGCTTTGCCGGGGAGCTGCCCCTGCCTGCCGGGATACCAGCCGCCGGGCCGTTTCGTTTTGAGTATTATTCCGTGGCGGGGGGGCGTTTCGACGCGCCGCTGCATGTGCTGAGTAATCAGGTGACGGTGAGTTATCGCAACCGGGGTTAAGCGTATCCCATACGTTGCCATCGGTGATTTGCCTGACTCATTTTTATAAATTTTCATCATTTTCTTCCGAACATAGGGTGGTTATTTTTCATGTTATTTCTGAAATGGGGAATAAGATGTCGCTCGGTAGCATATTCCAGGCATAGCAATTGGAAATGCGAAATTTGGCAATAAGATTAAAGACATTTGCGCTATCGATGACTTTATTCATCAGGATTTTTTTATTTTCTATCCATCCCCTGAAATGCTTACAAATATGACCGTTTATTAACGTTATAAACGATTGCCTGTAATAAACAGGCTGCGATAATAGATGCTCAATTCATCTTTGCGGGAGAATAACCGTGCGCTATTTCGCAGTTGTGGTTTCGTCAATTTTAATGTGTGGTTCATCGCTGGCTGCTTCCGTGAATTCGGCAACCCTTCCTGAGCTGGCTGAGGCATTAAATACACGATTCGAGGTGATGAAGGATGTGGCGGGTTATAAGGCGGCGAACCATCTTCCCGTTGAGGATCTCCCGAGAGAAAAAAATGTTCTGCTGAAAGCACAGGACGCTGCCCGTGACGTCATGCTGGATCCGCAGAGTATTGATGCGTTTGTCCAGACACAAATGGCCGTCAGTAAAAACATCCAGTACCGCTATCTCGATCGCTGGCGTTGCAGCCTGAAAAAGCGTGGCAGCCCCGCCCGCTGGCAGAAGTAAGAGCACAAATTCTTCAACTGGATAACACCATCCTGAACCTGATTAGCCGGCAAATCATGACCGGTGGCGGATTTGGTGAAGAGCAGGACCGCCAGCTCTCCGGGTTGCTGAACGATAAGCAGATCTCAGCGCTGGAGAAGGCGCAACTGATCGACGCGCTCGGGGAAATCAAACGTCGATAAACGCTCTGTATCACCCGTTGTGCCATGTTTTCCGCTGGGGATCGTCTCAATGGGATTTTTGTCACTGAAAGGAAACGGGATAAGTGTTTGAATAATGGCAGAGGGCTGGCCTCTCCTGCCATTCCCACATCTCTACGTTTTATAGTTGCCTTCATGCCGGGTTCTTTGGCATGTTAACTGAACCTGACCTTTCAATTTTGTACACGTGACGAGTTTGCGAGCACAGCGATGATTAAGTGGCCCTGGAAATCAAATGACGCTGGTCAACATGTGGCGCTGCCGTGGGATGACGCGCTGGCGATCCCCGTGCTGGCCAACCTCCAGCCGGATGAACAGTCAAAGCTCATTCAACTGGCGGATCGCTTTTTGCAGCAAAAGCGGCTGGTTCCGCTGCAGGGGTTTGAGCTGGATGCACTTAAAAGCGCGCGTATCGCCCTGCTTTTCTGCCTGCCAGTGCTC is a window encoding:
- a CDS encoding flagellar protein FlhE, which encodes MMRAVLALLLVSPLAVAADGSWSGESFGGTLTRGQMVLKSKPVQSPSPLPAGAVASRVYWKIQTDGLTPAGFRIRLCSTTRCLRLPGFAGELPLPAGIPAAGPFRFEYYSVAGGRFDAPLHVLSNQVTVSYRNRG
- the flhA gene encoding flagellar biosynthesis protein FlhA, with the protein product MANIATKLRLPNMKETQWQVLAGPVLIMTILAMMILPLPTFVLDLLFTFNIVLSIMILLVAMFTQNTLEFSAFPTVLLFSTLLRLALNVASTRVILMNGHTGSEAAGQVVEAFGHFLVGGNFAIGIIVFIILIIINFMVITKGAGRIAEVGARFSLDGMPGKQMAIDADLNAGLIGEEEAKRRRKEVTQEADFYGSMDGASKFVRGDAIAGLLIMAINIIGGLVIGVMQHDMSVGVAGETYTLLTIGDGLVAQIPGLVISTAAGVVVTRVANDQDVGEQMVGQLFTSPRVIVLAAGVIGLLGLIPGMPNFVFLLFTATLLGVAWWLRGREGEAKKTGGVQADADAADAEVAQVNEASWSDVQMEDTLGLEVGYRLIPMVDHEQQGQLLTRVRGIRKKFAQQMGFLPPAVHIRDNLDLAPTHYRILLKGVTIGSGEVQPDRWMAINPGCAEGEVPGTPCTEPTFGLPALWIDEVHRELAQTLGYTVVDPSSVVATHLNHLITTHTEELFGRQEAQQLLDQITKHSPKLVEDLIPAVISLTTLHKVLQNLLAERVPIRDMRTIIDTLAEFATAQSDADELTTRVRARLSRAITQQWFPGEEDIQLIGLDLSLEQLLIQATQSGSAIEPGIAENLMKQTEKALQHQEGLGAPPVLLVNPALRLMLSRYLRRIFPQLAVLSSQEINTQRNVRMTYLIGGKG
- the aroQ gene encoding gamma subclass chorismate mutase AroQ; amino-acid sequence: MRYFAVVVSSILMCGSSLAASVNSATLPELAEALNTRFEVMKDVAGYKAANHLPVEDLPREKNVLLKAQDAARDVMLDPQSIDAFVQTQMAVSKNIQYRYLDRWRCSLKKRGSPARWQK